Proteins co-encoded in one Kribbella qitaiheensis genomic window:
- a CDS encoding aminotransferase class V-fold PLP-dependent enzyme, which yields MTSVAEAQQEFDSTVTYLNTPTFGLPPRRSWDALQGGLTDWRGGTANPVAYDQPLQRARTAYGQLAGVDPSLVAVGSQVSGFVALVAHWLPVGGEVLVAEGDFTSLTFPFLALGHRVREVPLERLADEVRPETSLVAVSAVQSSDGRVADLDALRETGARIMLDTTQAIGWLPVDASQYAFTAAGGYKWLLAPRGTAYFTVQADLLEELTPLNANWYAGEEPWNSIYGSPLRLAASARRLDLSPAWHSWIAAAPALELIGEVGVRALHEHSTGLAERFRAEIGLKAPAIASAIVSAVADNEVPRLLKDAGIVASFRAGRLRLGFHLSTTEQDVDHAAAVLRNHLAD from the coding sequence ATGACCTCAGTGGCCGAAGCCCAGCAAGAGTTCGACTCGACGGTGACCTACCTGAACACCCCCACGTTCGGGTTGCCGCCGCGGCGGAGTTGGGATGCCTTGCAGGGCGGGCTGACCGACTGGCGAGGCGGGACAGCGAATCCGGTCGCCTATGACCAACCGCTCCAGCGAGCACGTACGGCGTACGGGCAGTTGGCGGGCGTGGACCCGAGTCTGGTCGCGGTGGGGAGCCAGGTGTCGGGTTTCGTTGCCCTGGTCGCACACTGGCTGCCGGTCGGCGGCGAGGTACTGGTCGCGGAGGGTGATTTCACCAGCCTCACGTTCCCGTTCCTGGCGCTCGGGCATCGGGTCCGGGAGGTTCCGCTGGAGCGGCTCGCGGACGAGGTGCGGCCGGAGACCAGCCTGGTCGCGGTGTCGGCGGTGCAATCGTCCGACGGGCGGGTCGCCGATCTGGACGCGTTGCGGGAGACGGGTGCGCGGATCATGCTCGACACGACCCAGGCGATCGGGTGGCTGCCGGTCGACGCTTCGCAGTACGCGTTCACCGCGGCGGGCGGCTACAAATGGCTGCTCGCACCACGCGGTACGGCGTACTTCACTGTTCAGGCCGATTTGCTCGAGGAGCTGACCCCGCTCAACGCCAACTGGTACGCCGGTGAGGAGCCGTGGAACAGCATCTACGGTTCACCGCTGCGACTGGCCGCGAGTGCTCGCCGGCTGGATCTGTCCCCTGCCTGGCACTCGTGGATCGCCGCCGCGCCGGCACTCGAACTCATCGGCGAGGTGGGCGTGCGCGCGCTCCACGAGCACAGCACCGGCCTGGCCGAGCGGTTCCGCGCCGAGATCGGGCTGAAGGCTCCCGCGATCGCCTCCGCGATCGTCTCGGCCGTCGCGGACAACGAAGTACCGAGGCTGCTGAAGGACGCCGGGATCGTCGCGTCGTTCCGGGCCGGGCGGCTCCGCCTCGGCTTCCATCTGTCGACCACCGAGCAGGACGTCGACCACGCCGCGGCCGTACTGCGGAACCATCTGGCGGACTGA
- a CDS encoding META domain-containing protein, with protein sequence MSAAVVVAGLAVALSGCGSESGAGGSVLEGKSYLSTAVTESGKPKQLAPNTRIQLQFMADGRLNANAGCNSMGAAKISTSGGKLGVKDLAITDMGCDAPRHAQDDWLSKLLTSEPTWKLTDDKLELSSGTTVISLVDRQTAEPDLVLDGTKWTLETVITGETASHSAEVAKVHLTISGERVTGSTGCNDFQGIVSRTGDKLTFGELSATLRACKGDVATLEKTILGALKGEVVYGITSNNLQLSPTNAPGTSLAFTGTR encoded by the coding sequence ATGAGTGCTGCTGTCGTCGTGGCCGGGCTGGCCGTCGCCCTGAGCGGGTGCGGGAGTGAGTCGGGCGCGGGTGGGTCGGTCCTGGAAGGGAAGTCCTACCTGTCCACGGCCGTGACCGAGAGCGGCAAGCCGAAGCAGCTCGCGCCGAACACCCGGATCCAACTGCAGTTCATGGCGGACGGTCGGCTGAACGCGAACGCCGGCTGCAACTCGATGGGCGCCGCCAAGATTTCCACCAGCGGCGGCAAGCTCGGCGTGAAGGATCTCGCGATCACCGACATGGGCTGCGACGCCCCGCGGCATGCCCAGGACGACTGGCTGTCCAAGCTGCTGACGTCCGAGCCGACCTGGAAGCTGACCGACGACAAGCTCGAACTCAGTTCCGGCACCACCGTGATCTCGCTGGTCGACCGCCAGACCGCCGAGCCGGATCTCGTCCTGGACGGCACCAAGTGGACCTTGGAGACGGTGATCACCGGCGAGACCGCGTCGCACTCCGCCGAGGTCGCGAAGGTCCACCTGACGATCAGCGGCGAGCGGGTCACCGGTTCGACCGGCTGCAACGACTTCCAGGGCATCGTCTCCCGGACTGGCGACAAACTGACCTTCGGCGAACTCAGCGCTACCCTCCGCGCCTGCAAGGGTGATGTCGCGACCTTGGAGAAGACGATCCTCGGCGCCCTCAAGGGCGAGGTCGTCTACGGCATCACCTCGAACAACCTCCAGCTCAGCCCGACGAACGCCCCCGGTACCAGCCTCGCCTTCACTGGGACGCGCTAG
- a CDS encoding NAD(P)H-hydrate dehydratase, translating into MRHAHTVDQVRAAEADLMARLPEGTLMQRAATGLAVAISNFLGHSYGARVVLLVGSGDNGGDALYAGEILARRGAHVTAILLSDKAHEAGIAALTAAGGRVHPADGSSTPATAPSSTRLAGAAGEARWEEAIAGADVVVDGIVGIGGRPGLKPEALAVVQVAVDHDVPIVAVDMPSGVDVDSGETPAEHVKAAFTVTFGTHKICHLVDPAAAACGPVHLVDIGLELPPAAVSAIQDADIRDLYPVPHGESDKYSRGVLGLMAGSAQYPGAAVIATSGALAGPIGMLRYVGPDEVATAVRAAHPEIVAGEGRVQAWAIGSGLGDELDVAKVRELLMSEIPVLLDADGLKALDDSGDHNAVLVTPHAGELARLLGVARKVVEAERLKYARQAAERYEVTVLLKGATTIIAAPDGQVRVSSNATPWLATAGAGDVLAGLCGSLLAAGLSPLDAGSVGAYLHGAAAQLASADGPLTAMQVAGKVAEATRLLLDLA; encoded by the coding sequence ATGAGGCACGCACACACCGTCGACCAGGTCCGCGCCGCCGAGGCGGACCTGATGGCCCGCCTCCCCGAAGGCACCTTGATGCAGCGCGCCGCCACCGGCCTGGCCGTTGCCATCAGCAACTTCCTTGGCCACTCGTACGGCGCGCGCGTGGTCCTCCTGGTCGGCTCGGGCGACAACGGCGGAGACGCCTTGTACGCCGGCGAGATCCTCGCCCGCCGCGGCGCCCACGTCACCGCAATCCTGCTCTCGGACAAGGCGCATGAAGCAGGCATCGCCGCACTAACCGCAGCCGGCGGCCGCGTCCACCCGGCGGACGGCAGCAGCACCCCCGCCACCGCGCCCTCCTCCACCCGCCTCGCCGGCGCAGCCGGCGAGGCGCGGTGGGAAGAGGCGATCGCTGGAGCCGATGTTGTTGTCGACGGGATCGTTGGCATCGGAGGACGGCCCGGGCTGAAGCCCGAGGCGCTTGCCGTCGTACAGGTTGCTGTTGACCACGACGTTCCGATTGTTGCCGTGGACATGCCGTCGGGGGTGGACGTCGACAGCGGTGAGACGCCGGCGGAGCACGTGAAGGCAGCGTTCACGGTCACCTTCGGGACGCACAAGATCTGCCACCTCGTCGACCCGGCGGCCGCCGCTTGCGGTCCGGTCCACCTGGTCGACATCGGCTTGGAGCTCCCGCCCGCCGCCGTATCGGCGATCCAGGACGCGGACATTCGCGACCTCTATCCGGTCCCGCACGGCGAGTCCGACAAGTACTCCCGCGGCGTACTCGGGTTGATGGCCGGCTCAGCGCAGTACCCGGGCGCGGCCGTCATCGCCACCTCGGGCGCCCTCGCCGGACCGATCGGCATGCTCCGGTACGTCGGCCCCGACGAGGTCGCCACCGCGGTCCGCGCGGCGCACCCCGAGATCGTCGCGGGCGAAGGCCGGGTCCAGGCCTGGGCGATCGGTTCGGGGCTGGGCGACGAACTCGACGTCGCCAAGGTCCGCGAGTTGCTGATGTCCGAAATACCGGTCCTGCTGGATGCCGACGGGTTGAAGGCACTCGACGACTCCGGCGACCACAACGCAGTACTGGTGACGCCGCATGCGGGAGAGCTCGCGCGGTTGCTGGGGGTAGCCCGCAAGGTGGTCGAGGCCGAGCGGCTGAAGTACGCACGACAGGCGGCCGAGCGGTACGAGGTGACTGTGTTGCTGAAGGGCGCGACGACGATCATCGCCGCACCAGACGGACAGGTGCGAGTCAGCAGCAACGCCACCCCTTGGCTCGCCACGGCCGGCGCCGGCGACGTACTGGCCGGCCTCTGCGGCTCCCTCCTCGCCGCCGGCCTGTCACCGCTCGACGCAGGCTCCGTAGGTGCGTACCTCCACGGCGCCGCCGCCCAACTCGCCTCGGCGGATGGCCCGCTCACCGCGATGCAGGTAGCCGGAAAGGTCGCCGAGGCAACCCGCCTGCTGTTGGACCTCGCTTGA
- a CDS encoding holo-ACP synthase, whose translation MIVGVGIDVVDIERFMKTLERTPGLRTKVFTPAEAAKPPASLAARFAAKEALAKALGAPAGMHWHDAEVRTDDTGRPWLEITGTVAERASRLGVQNMHLSLSHDAGIASAVVILEG comes from the coding sequence ATGATCGTCGGCGTGGGTATCGATGTGGTCGACATCGAACGCTTCATGAAAACGCTGGAGCGCACCCCCGGACTCCGGACGAAGGTGTTCACTCCGGCGGAGGCAGCCAAGCCGCCGGCGTCGCTCGCCGCCCGGTTCGCGGCCAAGGAGGCGCTGGCCAAGGCGCTCGGGGCGCCGGCCGGGATGCACTGGCACGACGCCGAGGTCCGCACCGACGACACCGGGCGGCCGTGGCTCGAGATCACCGGCACGGTGGCCGAGCGCGCCTCGCGGCTGGGGGTCCAGAACATGCATCTGTCGCTGAGCCACGATGCCGGCATCGCGTCGGCCGTCGTCATCCTGGAGGGCTGA
- the coaA gene encoding type I pantothenate kinase codes for MLQPPREVTPYTELDRAAWAQLAETTESPLTAEEIERLRGLGDEIDIDEVREVYLPLSRILSLYVRHARALHSDTEAFLGKPAEMRTPFVIGIGGSVAVGKSTTARLLRELLARWPEHPRVALVTTDGFLWPNTELERRNLMLRKGFPESYDRKSLLRFVVEVKSGMDSVEAPVYSHLHYDRMPGVRTTVEQPDILLLEGLNVLQPAPRHADGKSGLAVSDFFDFSVYVDAAADDVRSWYVHRFLKLWETAFRNPESYFVRYGELSREEAVAKAESLWDGINGPNLRENILPTRSRATLVLRKGPDHAVRWVRLRKL; via the coding sequence ATGCTGCAGCCGCCGCGGGAGGTGACCCCGTACACCGAGCTGGACCGGGCCGCCTGGGCGCAACTGGCCGAGACGACCGAGTCACCGCTGACCGCCGAGGAGATCGAGCGGCTGCGCGGCCTCGGTGACGAGATCGACATCGACGAGGTCCGCGAGGTCTACCTGCCGCTGTCGCGGATCCTGTCGCTGTACGTGCGGCACGCCCGCGCGCTGCACTCCGACACCGAGGCGTTCCTGGGCAAACCGGCCGAGATGCGGACGCCGTTCGTGATCGGCATCGGCGGCTCCGTTGCCGTCGGCAAATCCACCACGGCCCGGTTGCTGCGAGAACTCTTGGCTCGCTGGCCCGAGCACCCCCGGGTGGCGCTCGTGACCACCGACGGGTTCCTCTGGCCGAACACCGAGCTGGAGCGCCGCAACCTGATGCTGCGCAAGGGCTTCCCGGAGTCGTACGACCGCAAGTCGCTGCTGCGCTTCGTGGTGGAGGTGAAGTCCGGCATGGACAGCGTCGAGGCGCCGGTCTACTCCCACCTCCACTACGACCGGATGCCCGGCGTACGGACCACCGTCGAGCAGCCGGACATCCTGCTGCTCGAAGGCCTCAATGTCCTGCAACCGGCGCCCCGGCACGCGGACGGCAAGAGCGGGCTGGCCGTCAGCGACTTCTTCGACTTCTCGGTGTACGTCGACGCGGCCGCGGACGATGTCCGGTCCTGGTACGTGCACCGCTTCCTCAAGCTCTGGGAGACCGCCTTCCGCAACCCCGAGTCGTACTTCGTCCGGTACGGCGAGCTGAGTCGCGAGGAGGCGGTCGCGAAGGCCGAGTCGCTCTGGGACGGCATCAACGGCCCGAACCTGCGCGAGAACATCCTCCCGACCCGCTCCCGCGCCACCCTGGTCCTCCGCAAAGGCCCCGACCACGCCGTCCGCTGGGTCCGACTCCGCAAGCTCTGA
- a CDS encoding MFS transporter — MVLAVCAVRGGGLAILVVGAVALVAELTPAHRRGESLGLYGVVVGLPAVIGLPLGVYLTNVIGFGALFVVAAVASLGGLAFLAGMPTRSTETEPQHVKVLGGLRGSGLVVPSLVFAAVTVAAGISVTFVPLAVSADRHALVAVALLVQAIAAPAARWLAGRYGDRTAAVVATAIIPALRAARR; from the coding sequence GTGGTCCTGGCCGTCTGCGCCGTACGTGGTGGCGGCCTGGCGATCCTGGTCGTCGGCGCGGTCGCCCTGGTCGCCGAACTCACTCCGGCCCACCGCCGCGGTGAGAGCCTCGGCCTGTACGGCGTGGTGGTCGGTCTGCCGGCCGTCATCGGTCTGCCGCTCGGGGTCTACCTGACCAACGTGATCGGATTCGGCGCGCTCTTCGTCGTCGCGGCGGTCGCTTCGCTGGGTGGCCTCGCGTTCCTGGCCGGGATGCCCACCCGTAGTACGGAGACCGAGCCCCAGCACGTGAAGGTGCTCGGCGGACTGCGGGGGAGCGGCCTGGTGGTGCCGAGCCTCGTGTTCGCCGCCGTGACCGTGGCGGCCGGGATCAGCGTGACCTTCGTGCCGTTGGCCGTCTCCGCCGATCGGCACGCACTCGTCGCCGTCGCGCTGCTGGTCCAGGCGATCGCGGCTCCGGCGGCGCGCTGGCTCGCAGGCCGGTACGGCGACCGCACCGCTGCGGTCGTCGCTACCGCGATCATCCCCGCGCTACGCGCAGCACGCCGCTGA
- a CDS encoding PLP-dependent aminotransferase family protein, translated as MADLQVVDLHGSLTDRTLNSMNFLNEVSNHYPDAISLAAGRPSEEFYAIEDLHSYLDTFSRYLRDDLGYDEVGVRRALFQYGRTKGIVHHLVARNLKLDEGIEVDPEALVITVGCQEAMVLVLRALRSDPKDVLLVVSPAYVGITGAARLVDLPVLPVAGGNDGVDLEDLVAVVKAARTEGLRPRACYVMPDFANPSGLSLDLETRRRLLEVAAEQDLLLLEDNPYGLFPADGVERVPTLKSLDTDRRVIYLGSFAKTALPGARVGYVVADQTVEAVDGSVGLLADELSKIKSMVTVNTSAVAQAVIGGKLLENGCSLVAANQRERAIYADNLRAVTDGLAARFPGGQVTWTVPSGGFFIVVTVPFAVDDALLEKSAHEYGVLWTPMSHFYDGDGPIHALRLSCSSVTAAQIDAALNRLAALIMDQL; from the coding sequence ATGGCTGATCTGCAAGTGGTGGACCTGCACGGCTCGCTCACCGATCGAACCCTGAACTCGATGAACTTCCTCAACGAGGTCTCGAATCACTATCCGGACGCGATCTCACTCGCGGCCGGGCGGCCCTCGGAAGAGTTCTACGCGATCGAGGACCTGCACTCCTACCTGGATACCTTCAGCCGCTACCTGCGCGACGACCTCGGGTACGACGAGGTCGGCGTCCGGCGGGCGCTGTTCCAGTACGGCCGGACCAAGGGCATCGTGCATCACCTCGTCGCACGCAATCTCAAGCTCGACGAGGGGATCGAGGTCGACCCCGAGGCGCTGGTGATCACCGTCGGCTGCCAGGAAGCAATGGTCCTCGTACTGCGGGCGCTTCGGTCTGACCCGAAGGACGTCCTGTTGGTCGTGTCACCGGCGTATGTCGGGATCACCGGTGCGGCAAGACTGGTGGACCTCCCCGTCCTCCCTGTTGCCGGGGGCAACGATGGCGTGGACCTGGAGGACCTGGTCGCCGTGGTCAAGGCAGCCCGGACCGAAGGGCTCCGGCCGCGAGCCTGCTACGTGATGCCCGACTTCGCGAACCCTTCTGGGCTGAGCCTCGACCTGGAGACCCGGCGGCGGTTGCTGGAGGTCGCGGCGGAGCAGGACCTGTTGCTGCTCGAGGACAACCCGTACGGGCTCTTCCCGGCAGACGGGGTGGAACGCGTGCCGACGCTGAAGTCGCTCGACACCGATCGGCGAGTGATCTACCTCGGCTCCTTCGCCAAGACCGCACTCCCCGGCGCCCGGGTCGGCTACGTGGTCGCGGACCAGACGGTGGAGGCTGTGGACGGCTCGGTCGGCCTGCTCGCCGACGAGCTGTCGAAGATCAAGAGCATGGTCACGGTCAACACCTCGGCCGTCGCCCAGGCGGTGATCGGCGGCAAGCTGCTGGAGAACGGCTGCAGCCTCGTCGCCGCGAACCAGCGCGAACGCGCGATCTACGCGGACAACCTGCGCGCCGTCACCGATGGGCTGGCCGCTCGCTTCCCCGGCGGCCAGGTGACCTGGACCGTCCCGTCGGGCGGCTTCTTCATCGTCGTCACGGTCCCGTTCGCGGTCGACGACGCCCTCCTGGAGAAGTCGGCACACGAGTACGGCGTGCTGTGGACCCCGATGAGCCACTTCTACGACGGCGACGGCCCGATCCACGCGCTCCGGCTCTCCTGCAGCTCGGTCACCGCGGCGCAGATCGACGCCGCGCTCAACCGGCTGGCCGCGCTGATCATGGACCAGCTGTAA
- a CDS encoding alpha-hydroxy acid oxidase, which yields MASSLDDYESLASKVLPAGVRDFIAGGSGSETTLRRNRSALDAVTMAPRVLAGVSSPDPSTKLLGTPAAIPVAIAPMAYQQLVHPEGEIALARAAAMAGIPYVISTLSSQPMEQIAAEASTWFQLYWLRDRAMVESLIDRAGQAGCTALMVTVDVPVMGRRLRDVRNAFQLPSEVVAANLVGARTEAHVGVAGASAVATHTAAAFEPSLSWLDLEWIRQRTELPLVVKGILDPRDAYRATETGAEGIVVSNHGGRQLDGAPASIDALAAVVEAVDCEVLLDSGIRSGTDVLRALALGASGVLIGRPLLWALALDAAAEALELLSGELTQAMMLAGCATVAEIADLTTGRA from the coding sequence ATGGCTAGCTCACTGGACGACTACGAGTCGCTCGCATCGAAGGTGTTGCCAGCCGGAGTACGGGATTTCATTGCCGGCGGCAGCGGGTCCGAGACCACGCTGCGGCGCAATCGGTCGGCGTTGGATGCGGTGACGATGGCTCCGCGAGTGCTGGCCGGGGTCTCGTCGCCCGATCCATCGACCAAGCTGCTTGGTACGCCGGCGGCTATACCGGTCGCGATCGCCCCGATGGCCTATCAGCAACTCGTGCATCCCGAGGGTGAGATCGCGCTCGCCCGGGCCGCCGCGATGGCCGGAATTCCCTACGTCATCAGCACTCTGAGCAGTCAGCCGATGGAGCAGATCGCGGCCGAGGCGTCGACGTGGTTCCAGCTGTACTGGTTGCGCGATCGCGCGATGGTCGAGTCGCTGATCGACCGGGCCGGGCAGGCGGGCTGCACCGCGTTGATGGTCACGGTCGACGTACCGGTGATGGGCCGGCGGCTGCGCGACGTACGGAACGCGTTCCAGCTTCCCTCGGAGGTTGTCGCCGCCAACCTGGTCGGCGCACGCACCGAAGCGCATGTCGGGGTGGCCGGCGCATCGGCTGTTGCTACTCATACAGCAGCGGCCTTCGAGCCATCGCTGTCCTGGCTGGACCTCGAGTGGATCCGGCAGCGGACCGAGCTTCCCCTGGTGGTGAAGGGAATTCTCGATCCCCGTGATGCTTACCGCGCGACGGAGACAGGTGCTGAAGGCATCGTTGTCTCCAATCACGGGGGGCGGCAGTTGGACGGCGCTCCCGCCTCGATCGACGCGCTGGCTGCTGTCGTCGAGGCCGTCGACTGCGAGGTCCTGTTGGACAGTGGGATCCGCAGCGGCACCGACGTACTGCGTGCGCTCGCGCTCGGGGCGTCCGGGGTACTGATCGGCCGTCCGTTGCTCTGGGCATTGGCGCTCGACGCGGCGGCCGAGGCGTTGGAGTTGCTGAGCGGCGAGCTGACGCAGGCGATGATGCTCGCGGGCTGTGCGACGGTGGCCGAGATCGCAGACCTGACGACCGGGAGGGCCTGA
- a CDS encoding alpha/beta hydrolase — protein sequence MPLDPQVEAMRSQREAADVPQLYTQTLAEARAADLASIQAAGGSLEQVHHVEDVVMEESGLPLRIYRPEGSDPLPTLVYFFGGGWTLGSIDTADGICRQLANAVPCQVITVGYRLAPENPFPAAVDDCHQATQWIAAHAAELQVDPDRVVVGGDSAGGNLAAATSLLARESGPALAAQLLIYPNTLYGSDTASMRAGDDPFLFNRTSVDWYWDHYLTDHADGQNPLASPLLAESHAGLPPALVITAEYDPLRDEGEFYAEKLYAAGVPTQLSRYDGMVHGFFAMSGVLDGGRKAIAEAAEFLQRTFADG from the coding sequence ATGCCGTTGGATCCGCAGGTCGAGGCGATGCGTTCGCAGCGCGAGGCCGCTGACGTTCCGCAGCTGTACACCCAGACGCTCGCCGAGGCGCGGGCGGCCGACCTGGCCTCGATCCAGGCAGCTGGTGGCTCGCTGGAACAGGTCCACCACGTCGAAGATGTCGTGATGGAGGAATCCGGGCTGCCGCTGAGGATCTACCGGCCCGAAGGGAGCGACCCGCTGCCGACGCTGGTGTACTTCTTCGGTGGTGGCTGGACGCTCGGCAGCATCGACACCGCCGACGGCATCTGTCGCCAGTTGGCCAATGCCGTGCCGTGCCAGGTGATCACTGTTGGCTACAGGCTGGCCCCGGAGAACCCGTTCCCGGCGGCCGTCGACGACTGTCACCAGGCGACCCAGTGGATCGCGGCCCACGCTGCCGAACTCCAGGTCGATCCTGACCGCGTCGTCGTCGGTGGAGATAGTGCCGGAGGCAACCTTGCGGCCGCAACCAGCTTGCTGGCAAGGGAATCCGGCCCAGCGCTGGCGGCGCAGCTACTGATCTACCCGAACACGCTCTACGGCTCCGACACCGCCTCGATGCGGGCCGGTGACGATCCGTTCCTCTTCAACCGGACCTCGGTCGATTGGTACTGGGACCACTACCTCACCGACCACGCGGACGGCCAGAACCCGCTGGCTTCCCCGCTGCTCGCCGAGTCGCACGCCGGGCTGCCGCCCGCGCTGGTGATCACCGCGGAGTACGACCCGCTCCGGGATGAAGGCGAGTTCTACGCGGAGAAGCTGTACGCCGCGGGCGTGCCGACCCAGCTCAGCCGGTACGACGGGATGGTGCACGGCTTCTTCGCGATGTCCGGCGTCCTCGATGGCGGCCGGAAGGCGATCGCGGAGGCGGCCGAGTTCCTGCAACGGACCTTCGCCGATGGCTAG
- a CDS encoding cytochrome P450, with product MTADEILAELQTDAGRRAPYPLYERLHELGPVNLTPASPAYAAVANGYAAVDQILRDPRFVKGGPPPAPDADPITKALSSSMMFRTEPDHGRMRRAFHAAFTPRRVAALEPEIAALTDSLLDRLAELGGPVDFIAEFGYLLPAGVMSALLGIPAPDLDWFRTRVQRVEDYLDFGGRTPEKVAAANNSATEMSEYYASLIAARRAKPGNDLISALVQVIDAGDGDLTDEELIGNLLVLFNASFVTTINLLGNAIPPLLERPEVVKSLASDPAVAEACVEEVLRYDGTAQLVVRTASEDLEVAGVVIPEGGLVLVILGAANRDPARFPSPEVFDVNRTDKRHITFGAGPYFCIGAVLARAEGRLALPRLFQRFPDLALAGPPVQSAGLALRGYATMPVVLGN from the coding sequence ATGACCGCCGACGAGATCCTCGCGGAGTTGCAGACCGACGCTGGTCGCCGGGCGCCGTATCCCTTGTACGAAAGGCTTCACGAGCTCGGTCCGGTGAACCTGACGCCCGCCAGCCCGGCGTACGCGGCAGTGGCTAACGGGTACGCGGCCGTCGACCAGATCCTGCGTGATCCTCGCTTCGTCAAAGGTGGTCCGCCGCCCGCGCCGGACGCGGACCCGATCACCAAGGCCTTGAGTAGCTCGATGATGTTCCGGACCGAGCCGGACCACGGCCGGATGCGGCGCGCCTTCCATGCGGCGTTCACGCCCCGGCGGGTGGCGGCGCTGGAGCCGGAGATCGCCGCGCTGACCGACTCGTTGCTGGATCGTCTTGCGGAGCTGGGTGGTCCGGTCGACTTCATCGCCGAGTTCGGCTACCTGTTGCCGGCCGGGGTGATGAGCGCCCTGCTCGGGATCCCCGCGCCGGATCTGGACTGGTTCCGGACCCGGGTGCAGCGGGTCGAGGACTATCTCGACTTCGGCGGCCGCACTCCGGAGAAGGTTGCCGCTGCCAACAATTCGGCGACCGAGATGTCGGAGTACTACGCGTCGCTGATCGCCGCTCGCCGGGCGAAGCCGGGCAACGACCTGATCAGCGCGCTGGTGCAGGTGATCGACGCCGGCGACGGTGATCTCACCGACGAGGAGCTGATCGGCAACCTGCTGGTGCTGTTCAACGCCAGCTTCGTCACCACGATCAACCTGCTCGGCAACGCCATCCCGCCACTGCTCGAACGTCCAGAGGTGGTTAAGTCGCTTGCGAGTGACCCGGCGGTGGCTGAGGCTTGCGTGGAGGAGGTTCTCCGGTACGACGGAACCGCACAGCTGGTGGTCCGGACGGCGTCGGAGGACCTCGAAGTCGCAGGAGTGGTCATCCCGGAAGGCGGTCTGGTGCTGGTGATCCTCGGTGCCGCGAACCGGGACCCAGCGCGCTTCCCGTCACCCGAGGTGTTCGACGTCAACCGGACGGACAAGCGCCACATCACCTTCGGCGCCGGCCCGTACTTCTGCATCGGCGCGGTCCTCGCGCGGGCGGAAGGCCGGCTCGCGTTGCCGAGGCTGTTCCAGCGGTTCCCCGATCTGGCCCTCGCCGGCCCGCCGGTCCAGAGTGCCGGGCTCGCGCTCCGCGGCTACGCCACCATGCCTGTTGTGCTGGGCAACTAA